A stretch of DNA from Poecile atricapillus isolate bPoeAtr1 chromosome 28, bPoeAtr1.hap1, whole genome shotgun sequence:
CCCAATTTCCATTGCATGCCTGCTCAGGACAGAGACAGAATTTTGGGAGATGCAGGGCTGACTGTACCAGAGGTCagtgtggggcagggatggggcagagaaAAAGGAGGGGCAACCCAAGGGGGTGAGATGCTTTGGAAGgacccccaggccagcccattCCCTCTCACTGTCACTCACGTTGTGTTTCAGGGCCTCTGGTGCTGTCCACTTCACAGGGAGCAATGTGGCATCTGCACCCTTGGGGTTGACCCGGGCCAAGCCGAAGTCGCTCACTTTGGCCACGTTCTCCTCGGAGATGAGGATGTTCCGGGCAGCCAGGTCCCGGTGCACCAACTTCTTGGACTCAAGGTAGTCCATGCCTTGAGCCACATCCCTGCCACAAGTGAGTGAGACAGTGTCACCGTGGGTGCCCTGGGGCCGCACAGGGGGATGCAGAGCCCAGGATCCCAGCCcaagggagagagagggacTTACAGGGCGAAcaagaggagctgctgggtcgAGACGAGCGCCCGGCCCCGTGTGCGCAGGAAGTTCACCAGGTTGCCCTGACAGGATAAAATGAGTCAGGACCAACAGGATGAGGCTTCCAGGAGACTTTGTCTTCTGCAGGTTCTGCAGTGCCTGACATCTGTGATGACTCAGCCCCTAGACAGGGATATTGTCCCCAATCTAAGTGGTGATGTGTCCCACAGGCTGAGGAGCAGCCAGGTGCTCTCACCTTGCTCATGAACTCCATGACAATGTAGAGGCCATTGTGCAGGATCACTCCCAGCAAGCACACAAGGTTTTTGTGCCGGACCTTCCTGGAATGGAGGGGATCCGAGTCAAGGAGGTGCCTGCTCATCCTGGGCCAcgaggcagggctgggccacACCTCCATGAAGCACTCACGTCATGGCAGCTGTTTCAGCAAGGAAGGCCTGGGCAGTCACATCACACTTGATGTTCTTCACAGCCACCCTCTGCCCCATGTACTCACCCTGCAGGACATCTGGAAGAGCATGGGAGAGTCAGGCTGAGCCTCCCATGCCATGAGATGGTGAGGGGGATCAGGCAGTGCCATCTGGGGAAGCTGCACCTGGGGAACATCCAGCCCCATCCTCTCACCTCCGAACTCGCCTTGCCCAATGCGGTCTCCAAGTGTGAGGTGCTTCAGGTTCAGCAACCAGCCAGCTGGGCATGGGTACAAGGGCAGGTTAGCAGGGGCCACCAGTGGGGCCTTATCCCTAAAATGCAGACTCAGCCCCCTCCACCATTCCCTACCTTTGGCCAACTCCTCCTCAGCTGACTTCATCCCAGATTTTGGTTTGGGCTTCACCAGCTTGGTGCAGATGGCTCCCTGCTCCTTCATGTAATGCTGCCAAGGGATGAACAGATGGAGCTGATGCCTGCTCTTACCCTCAGGCTCAGGGTGTGAGTCCAGGGAACAACTTTGGGATACTGCATGAGGCTGCACTATTGCCTCCTTCGAGGGCAACCCATGTCTCAGCCTTGCTCCCCGCTGGGCACAACCAGAGGAACACCATGATGGACACATGGGATATGGGATGCTACCAGTTGAACCACaggttctgctgcagcagctgagggcagtTTGCAGAGCTGATGGGAGCAGAAACAGCCagacaggatgggacaggatgggacaggatgggacaggacaACCTTTGGAGTTTTAAAGTGGGGCTGGGGCGGCTGAGAAGGGAAAGCAGCCACCCAAAAGTTGTGtctaaaaggaaaacacaagagTGAAACTCCCTGGAGAGCAGACAGGGTAAGGGATGGACAACTAGGAAAAACTCACTGGAGGGGCAAGAGCTCACACAACAGCCTGGGAgccctgtggggtcagcaggtGAGAGGGGCCTTTGAGTGGAGGGAGACACAGCAAAATGCCTCAAAGTCCAGAGGCCACCAGGGTCTTCCTGCTATGTGAAGCACTGAATAAGCAGGGATAGGGGTAATGTGGCCCTTGGCCAGGGACTGGgactgcagctggcacagctggttTGCAGAGACATCCTTGGGATATCCCAGATCTGCCCATTGTACCCCAAACTGAGTGGGAACCATGAGCCTTTGAAGGGGATAGAGAATTATACCAGGTAATGAAAACCAATGGAAACCACACAGAACAGGACAAGGACctgtctctgtgtgtgctcaAGAGGTCCTTGCCCTTCTCTGGCTCTGGTGGGACTCTCTGCCCAGGGGGTCTCACCTCAATCATGTCAATGAGGTTGGAGAAGTACTGCTGGCTGTCGATGCTGAGCGTGTTCTCCTCGTGCACCACGCGGTAGTGGATCACCTCCTTGCCAAAGCTCACACACAGCACGTAATCACCAGGGTGCCGGACAGACTCACGCACCAGGAACAGCCCGTCCtcagggggctgcagctcctgcactgcctccATCCCTGAGATCTTCCCATGGAACCATCTGAGGAGAGGGGTGTTGGAGAGGGGGCTGAGCCAGTGGGCTTCCCACAGGGGCAGCAGCAAGATGGGGAAAGCAGAGCCCCTGCCAAAGCTACACAGACCCCTCTCCATGGGGTCCATCCAAGCTGGGTGGGCACAACTAGGGGTCCTTAAAGCCAGATACCGGCCCCAGCAAATCCCTCCATCGCCAGGGCATGGCTACAGGatgctctgtccccagctgcccacCCAAAACATGCATGGGGGGAACACACTGGGCTCATCTGCTGttgcagctcccaggggctcagctgAGTCCCCTGGGGTCCCCTCAGATACCCCAGCCATACTCACGGCATCAGGCTGAGTTTGGGGTCGGCGCGGATGGCCCCACGCTCCCGCAGTGCActggctgccagcagcccctcctgccctgtcTCGTTGTGCCTGGCGCGGTACCAGCCTTTGCCCTGGGGACAAGAGGGTGTCAGAGcgagggaaggaagggggatCCCTCTGGGAAGGAGGGGACTGGCTCTGGCAGCTGAGCTGATGGCACTGGAGTCCCATTCTGGCCATGCCCTCTCAGCACAGCGTGTGCCTGAGCACCCACAGGTCTCACCTCCACGGCCTCGATGATGGTGACCATGTCACCCTTGCGGAAGGCCAGCTCCCGGGGCTTGGGCTTGCTGTGGTCATGCTTGGTGACACACTGCGTCCCGGGGGGCCAGTGCTTCTGCAAGGAGAAAGCAACATCAGTAGGGACAGAGAGCTGGACCCCTCTGCTTCCCACAGGCACCAGAGCCAGCCCCAAGGACCATCTGAAGCCCTGTCTGGGGACCAGGGGCACTGGGCATGAGTCCTCCTCCACCCCACTTTGGTCCTGGGGGGATGTGTCCcccagctggcactgctggtgtcCCTGTGCAGCCCCGCTCACCCCAGACATGGCAACCGTCAGCGCATCAGGGACTCCCTGtcctctcctgctgccacctGCAGAAGAAACCAAAGGGACTGTGGAGGGTTGGGGCTGAGCTGGCTTGGCCCAGGTCACAGCTGCTGTCCCACAGGCTCCCCTGGCCAGTGCAGCTCCTGTCCCTCACACAGCCTCACACCACGGGATggaggaaaaggctgaaaactctgccagtgccagctgtgtcctggggacaCTCCTGTCCCACACATGGATGGGAGCAGGACCCAGCACTCCTGCTCTCTGCCTCTGCCATCAAAGAGGGGCCCCAGCTCACACCAGCtttgctggcacagcaggagcccAGCACCACAGCTGTGTGGGAGTAATGTGGTTTTACCAGGAACTTGCTTTTTCACCTCCTCTTTCAGGAGCTCTGAGTCACCATGGCCCTGCTGATGTGGGATGCAGCAGGGCTGAtgcagggacagagacaggcaAGGCTGGGCTGAGGTGGGACTGTCACATGCACTGGCTGTAGGATGATTGTGCAATGTCCCTGTGATGCCCTTGGCACCAACTGGTCATGCTGGGATGCATATGACAGCGTTGTAATTTAAAATTGTGGGTCTTTTCTTGCTGGAGTCCTTCATCTCCACTGTCACTTCCTTAGGAGGATCATAGAATCAGGGAATGGTATGGTTTAGAAGGGATCTTAAACCCCATCTCATTCAActccatgccatgggcagggacaccttccaccatcccaggctgctccaagccctgtccaacctggccttggacacttccagggatccaggggcagccacagctgctctgggcaccctgtgccagggcctgcccaccctcccagccaacaattccttcccaatatcccatccagccctgccctctggcactgggagccattccctgtgtcctgtccctccaggccttgtccccagtccctctccagctctcctggagcccctttaggccctgcaaggggctctgagctctccctggagccttctcttctccaggggaacacccccagctctcccagcctggctccagagcagaggggctccagcccttggagcatctccgtgccctcctctggacaggctccagcagctccacgtcctccTGATGTTGGGGGTctcagagctggaggcagctctgcagttgGAGTCTAATTAGAGCAGAGGGGTAGAATCCcccccctctcctgctgccccttcCATCCCATGCCGTGGGATGAGCTCCTTGGAGTAGAGATGACTTTGCTCCTTTGGAAGGTGAGTCACAATCACCACTCTGCATCACTGGTGGTAAACTCGTCTCTGGCAGTGTGGAACCAAGGTTTATCTGGTTATGCCAGCCCATATccacaacaacaaaacaggGACAGTTGCAGCTGCTACAAGGTTAGTATCAGAAGGCAGCAGTTTTGTCTCTACCTGAAGCCACTGTTAGCCAGCACCACCATCCCCTCACCTCGCAGCCCATTCACAGCACACATTGTCTTGGTGGGGCTGGAAAGGTCACCTTGTGCCTGTTCCCCAGCAGGCACAGCCAAAGGCTGATGTGATTGGGTGCAGCTCAGATCACTTCCAGCATGGTGAGGACCTCATGAACACAGAGCTTCAGAACAAGGTCTGCCCCACACCCCTGCTGTGGTACATCCTGATCCAAAGGTGGACGTGCTGGCTGAGCCAGGAGGGCTGATGGCAGCTCTGACAACTgtcctttgttttctgctgctccaggacagAAATTTCAGGTGAAAAGCAGCAACTGTTTGGTCAGTTCTGCCCCCATGTGCAGACAGCAATTggtgctgggaagggacagaTCCTCCACTCAGGTACCaaagggaagagcttctccTCTGCCCAGTTAGCCCTTGGGCTCAGGGTGGTGGACACACACTGCCACATGGACACCTGCcactggcagagcctggccACCAGCCAGTGCCTCACCCAGgcaccagcagggacagcagtgaaTCACCTCCCTCACATGCCTTGTCCTAAAGCAACTCTTTGTTCCTGGAGGTGTTTGATCCTTGAAGTTCCCATCACTGGAATGAATGTTCCCACAAGCAGAGTATGCAGGCAGAAAGCCTGAGAGAAGATATTTGCCCTCTTCtttgttttggggctgttctgTACTTTTATGAATTGGTAAACCTGGGTAATTGCACTGAGGTTGAGAAGCACAGAAACGTAGTGGGGGTTGGTAAAGCTGTCCCAACCCTGGACTGGAGAGCTCAAGCCTATTGCCAGTGCACAGAGGTACCCCAGCTGAGAGGTGCCAGATCTGACAGCACtgtgacaggaggggacaccgCCTGTGGAGGCTGCACCTCTGGATGAGATGGAGCCGACACGTTGTGCACTCCCCTCCAGAACACACGGCTGCACTGGGTGTCAGTCAGACAAAGGGAAGATACAGCTCCTCTGCTGGAAAACAGGTGACACCCGGGCATTCCCCCCACTGCCCACCATGCTCAGcactgtgcccatccctgtctGCTGCCAGAGTGGACAGGAGGACACCTCATCTGCCCTCAGTGCCTCTCGGACCTCGCTCTTACCTCAGCGGTGGCCATGTGGAGCCGGGGACAGCGATGTCAGGGGAAGCTCGCAGCTGAGCCTGGACTTGGATTCCTGAACTCCTGGAGAGGCTCTTTCCTtcttacacagagccaagcaCTACATTTAAGGGTAGCTCCCAGACAGAGGCAGGGCCCAATTTCCTGATTTCTCTGCTGGTGAGGCTGTGATGCAGCGCCCGGGCGGTCCCTGTGCTGGCGCCGCCTGCGCCTCAAACCTCCATCAGAAATGACTCATTATTTGACAACACTTAGATCAACTTCTGCCCTTTGAGGGCACAGTTACGAACCCTTGATAGAAAGGAACTGGAGTTTACCAGATTCTGTCCCCTGTGGCACTGTGGGGAAATCAGCATCCCCCTGCAAACAGGGACAGTTGCTGTCACCACTGCTGGCCTGGCCAGAGCAGTGACAATGGTATGGGGTGCCTGTGGTGGCAACAGCTCTCTGGGGAGGCTGAATCtcaggagaggaagagctggGACCAGAGATCCCCAagtgtaattttatttcaacatCGACTCTGAGCCTCAGAGCAAGTTGATCGTGGCCACTCTTTGCTGTTCCTCTGGGGGTGACAATCCAGAGGCATTGCAGGTTGGGACAGGCAAAGGCAGAGAGACCTTTAAATGAGTACCACTGTTAAAGAGATGCAGCTTATCTGTATCCTGCAGCATCCACAACGAGTTGGGAGGGAATAACCGCCTCTGCAGTTCATCCCAGCCAGAAAACCAGACACCAGCTCTGCACTAATGATCAGCATTTCCAATATTCTGAGCAAAATggtgaaaaagaagaaaatgcagttgtAGGCAAACACCAGACTTCATTCAGGGGTCTTGGGATCTTTTTAGgtgtactttaaaaaaaaaaaaataaaatggtgtTTAAGCCTTTAGAAAATATTGGCAATTCAAGGGCAAAGGCAGTGTAGAAAAAAACTAAGTTAAACTAGCTGGTACTTTCAGGTCCTGGTTATATCTTTTGATCCACAAACAACTTCCTTAAGCCATTCAAGCCAGACTGTTCATAGGATTCTTGGGGTGGGTTTCCCCAGGAGCACTCCTTGCATTATTCCCTGTATTTGTAGGGATGGATCCTTAGAAACCTGGTCTGTTCAGGCTGGAGAATAAACACCAGTTCATCTGTACACCTCTGAGCTGCACTCCCAGGATCTGCACAAGGCTCCCTGTgacaaacagaaatgttttgtaCTTTTGGGTTTTGCCACATCCGGCTGTTGTTACAGACATGACCATGGCTGAAGAACTTGGTGTCACACACAAGGAACCACTCCCCCAGATGTAATAAATGGGCTTGCCCTGTCCTCCTGCACAGCCATGTGCTTCTGCCTGAGCTGGTGTTTCCTTTACATCCTGGCACATGCCACCCAGCCAGAGCCTGAGCCTTTAACACACAGAACCTCACACTGCCTTCTCCCTTCTGGTGCTACAAAGACAATGCCCGGCTCGGTGGGTCCTGCTGAACCCCACGTGCCTGGGTCCCTCCAAAAGCTACAGAGCCAAAACATTGGGACTGTGCAGCCCCTTCAAAGTTACTGAGTAAATGGGCATTAGTATGGGAAAGTGTCTCACATTCCTGGCTGAGGCTTTGTCTACTCGCCAGTCTTCCTCCTGGCATCCTGCATTTGGATGAGAGGGAGAGTGAGGCTCAACATCCTACAGAGCAAATTACTGAGCAGTGCCATTCCTGGCAAAATCAAAGTTATCCAAAGGAGCAGAGTTTGGAGGTGGAAAGATGGGCAACAATATTTGTCAGGAACAGCACACATTTTGTACAAAAAACCCAGCTCCTGTCATCTCAGCAACATCTGGGCATTAGCAATCCCAAACCCACAGGCTCCCTTTTGCCAACTCAACCCCTTTCAGTCCCCTTGGACAATACCATTGGATTCACCAGAAATGTACCTTCCAGCCTGAGGAGTCTGCCCTGCATTTCAAACCTTCAAAAAGGGAACCAGAAAATGGCAATAAGTCATAAGAGCAAACATGTCTTTGACATCCAGTTTCCAGCATTTAAAGGGAATGTCACTGAGTGAAAGCATGCTTTATCATAGCAAAGATTTATAAATCCACCCAGAAACATAGAATCACTGAATGCCAGAATGGTTGGTGTTGACCTTGAATAGCATCCCTTTctaaacccctgccatggcaaggacatcttccaccatcccaggctgctccaagccctgtccatcccagccttgggcactgccagggatccaggggcagccacagctgctctgggcaccctgtgccagggcctgcccaccctcccagccaacaattccttcccaatatcccatccagccctgccctctggcactgggagccattccctgtgtcctgtccctccaggccttgtccccagtccctctccagctctcctggagcccctttaggccctgcaaggggctctgagctctccctggagccttctcttctccaggctgaacacccccagctctcccagcctttaaCACACAGCCTTCATCATAACAGTCTTCAACAAGAGAAGTTGAAGCCTGTGGCAATTCTCTTGCTGTCTGGTGGTGTCACATCCAACAACCAAAGTGTCCACCTCTGGTTCTCTCCATTGCACTCCTTTTCCAGGTACCACTATGACAGCACCAAAGCCATGTTACAGCTCAGTCAATTTTGTTCAAAACCACTGAGAAGGAAGTGTCTCCATATGTGTGTACCACGCTGTACACTGCTGCTCCCAAACAGCAGCCCCTGAAGCCCAGGATCCCTGCTCCAAAGGATGGTGGAAAACTCCAAACCCACACAAGAAAACCTGGCAGCTTCAGGCTCTTCAGCCTAGAGGACAGAAATCTAAAGTGATAAAATGTTTAAAGGATACACATGATACCAGAGTGTGTGGGGGATTtatatcttctttttttcttttttttttctttaatatatctCGCTATATGTTTTGCTGTGGAAAGAGTTTCTTCTAGAGCAAGGagtgggagggaaggaaacaTAACAGAAGGAAAGGAACTGTTGCTACAGGCAACTCAACTCTTACACAACGGTGCGATTTCTGTAGTGattatggaatcacagaatcacagaatcacagaatcacaggattaGTAAGGTgggaaaagacctccaggatgatcaagtccaaccatcagCCCAGCAACACCTCCATGTtcaccactaacccatgtccccgGGTGCCACATTCACATGTTGTTTGAAGACTTCCAGGGCAGATGACTCCACCATTGCCCTGGGCAGCTTgtgccagtgcctgaccaccatTTCCATGAAGAAGTTTTCCCCTATATCCAACCCAGACCCCCCCTGCTGCAATTTGAGGCTTTTTCCTCTCGTCCTGTCATTTGTTACCTGGGAAAGAGACTGCCCCCCAACTGGCTCCACTGTCCCATCAGGGGTTGTACAGTTTTGGAGAATTATAGGACAGCAAAACTACCTGCAATGGACTATTTAAAATGCAAGATATCAGACAAACCCAGCACTTATTACAGGCAAAAATTGCAATCATATGAGCATTATTTCATGCATGCAATATGATTACTATGCAGTATCTCttgtttgtaattttttccaCCTCCTTCACCCTCTGCTCTTCCACCTGTCTCTCTTCTTTTTATTGTGTTCATCAAAAGTATTCTTTTGAGATTTCAAGTGCCCTgattatgtttttttcccctcaaagcCATCATTTTTAAACTATGCCAGGAGAAGGAGATAAAATGCTAACAACCCAACTGAAATGAAGATAGCTATAAGGAGGAAATACACAGAAATCTGCAGTTCTTCCCACACACGatggaaaatggaatttaaagttATTTAGAAGTTCATCACCACCATTACAGCATACACAGAAATTAAGCTGATATTGCAAAAACCTCGCCTAATGCTACAGTAGCCAATGCctttgaaaatatgaaaccAAGATTTTGGTGTCCAAGCTGAAGCCTTCTTCATCAACCTTCTGCCCTGAGCCACAGAGGTTTCAGGCAAGACTGGCTAttgcaattttaatttaatatcaAACTGGGCTCCCTTTCATTATATTTAACATGTGTAACTGTaggatttttatgttttcttatTTGATATTGATCAGGAAAGTCAATGCTTTCACTGCACAGTCAAGAAAATTGCTActgttaatgaaaaaaaagtaattacatGTAAATGACCTTTCCTGCTGCGTATCAAACCAAGAACAACTGAGCAAACAGGATGGGAGAGGGCTTGAGTCACTGTGCAGTTTATGTGCTACAATAAATTCTGTAGTTTTccacataaggaaaaaaaaaaagggacagaGGAGTCAATGGCACAGAGAAACACTGAGGACATTTATAGACAGTAGGACACTCATTTCATTTGGTGGGAGACCCCAAACTCTCGCAGTCAGTGTGGAGAACCAAATTAACCAGGACCCTCATGCCAGGCCTTGGGATGGatctcagggcaaggttcttccccccgagggtgctggcactgcccaggctccccagggaatgggcccggccccaaggctgccagagctccaggagcgtttggacagcgctctcagggatgctcagggtggggttcttggggggtctgggcagggccaggggctgcactgaTGATCCCTGAGGGTTCATTCCAACTCATGGTTCTATGCTCCTATCACTTTGATGAATCCCTTTACTTAAATCTGAGCAACACCAACACAATTTCTGGTGTTACTAATGATAGAAGTACaataataaatgaaatgtaGTCCACATCTCTACATCGTTTAAAAGTGTTAATTGCAGTGAGAATCTTCAGTATCCTACTGTCAAGGACATTCAGCAAACAGGTATTAACTGTACTTCTCTACCTGTGCATCATTTCATTACAGCTTCActgaatcccagaatggtttgggttgggagggaccatCCCAATccactcctgccatgggcagggacacattccatCTTCCCATACTGCTCTAaaccccctccagcctggccttgggcacttccagggatccaggggcagccacagctgctctgggcaccctgtgccagggcctcaccaccctcacagggaagaatttcttcttctaCAATAAAGAGTTCCTGGCAGCTTACAGTCTCTAAAGCATCAAACTTACCTTCCTAACAGGGATCTTGCAGTCCAGGTTCATCTGCCAATGCAAGAGATGAGAAAGGAAACCcatcacaaaaataattatattgcaGTCAAGTTTTTAACAGCAAACATCAGCAggcaaagaattaaaaacatgttttaaaactattcaaataattctgaaattttGCTTTACCTGAAGAAAATGTGAGAAGCTGATGAACTGAGCTTTAGATTCTCTGGAATGAGCCCACAGTTACAGCATCTGAGACTTCCCTTAAAAGCTTTTCTATAAATAACAACTGTGAGCGTTCCGAAAAGCAACATGAGCTTTGTAGAAGCCAAGTGGGAGTGCCTGGGGCTGGAAATACAGTTCTGAAAAAtccagagaatcacagaatcccagaatggttggggttggaagggatcttaaagctcatcttgttccacacCCCTGGGCAGGTtcaccttccaccatcccagcttgctccaagcctcatcctgcctggccttgggcattgccagggatccaggggcagccccagctgctctgggcaccctgtgccagggcctgcccaccctcccagccaacaattccttcccaatatcccatccagccctgccctctggcactgggagccattccctgtgtcctgtccctccaggccttgtccccagtccctctccagctctcctggagcccctttagtccctgcaaggggctctgagctctccctgaaTCCTTCTTTCAAATCCTTGTTTTCAAAGAGTGCCATTGTCTCTGGAGAGGATTAAAGTGACATGTTAGAAGTAAAAAACCAGGCAAATATGCTTGCCCTTTAACCAAACCTTGCTACTTCTCTGAACATTTGCCCATTTTTGAGACTCTGCCTTGAGGTTTGCAGCACTTGGAAATTAATTACTAGACTGATTTGTCACAGGTCCTCAAACTACCAGGAATGTATCCACTTTTGTGGGAATTCTGATTACATAAATAGCCaattaagaaattatattttctcttttatcaCCAAAATGCACCCTCAACAAATCAACTCTTCAACCTGACCTTGGTGGCAGAGTTTCCTTGGGATGAACATCAGGAGAATGATTTTGGAGCTCCTTTCTAAAAATGTTAATGATCTCAGATAACTGAGTGCACACAGGATTTAACAGCTGCCTGGTAATCTTCTTAACTGCAGTGATCATACAAGAAATTCTACCTCAAATTCACACCAGGAGCTGAATATATCACCTCTGTCACTGAGACCGAGTCTTCAGGGGTCTCAATGGatatttctgttctttattGGCATTTTCCCATCACTCACCTGCTGCAGTTTGATGGCTGTGTGCTAGAGGAGAAGTATTTTCCCCATCTCCTGTCACATCTTTTATCTGGGTATAGGATTCTGGCATTACTCTCTGAATACTAAACACAAACCCATTGCAGCTGCACTCAGAGCTTACAGTGAAGCTGGATATTTTAACCTTCACCATTTCCAATCTGAGACACAAAGAACATCCTTCAGGATGCCTAACCATGACAGTAAGAGCAGGAATTTCTCACCAGGATGTATTTTCTCAAGGTGTACATACTTATTCCTTAATATAATGTTGTCACCCTGTTCAGTAACAGTGACTTTAAAAGCTCCCAGCCACCTTACACCGCAATTCAACAGGAAGGAAATGCAACATCCATTGAATCTGCAAAGGGCTCTAGAAAGAACCAATTGTAAACCCCACAGAGAAATTTAACTGGAGTGCAATTCATTCACATACATTGACAAGGTTTGTCACCACGATGGACATGTCTTAATTTTTAAGCTTAAGAGAAGTAGCAATTGTTTAGCAAATCATTTCTTATAGCAGATTTTTTTGATTCCATTGTGCACCCAGCTATGTTCTCTTGAAGAATATCACTCCTTTTTGGTGCCAGCCAGTCACCTGCCTGTGTTATCATGGGCATTTTCCAAACATAAATAATACTtacatttggttttttttttttctttttatctgcCCCTGCTTATAGTAAGACTGGGAAGAACAAAATCTGATCTCACTGGAAAAGAagatttaatttatattttcaatCTTAACATATGATTTCATAAGTAAAAGCAAAGTAACATTTTCAGGAATTcacaaaataatcaaaatgtGTCATCATTTGTCCCAGCATTGAAAACAATATTTGCATATAGATAAAAAAGCCTGACTAATACAAAACCCTACATGAAAGCCCATAAATGTATAtttgaaaaatcagaataaGGTGATTATGCACAAAATAAACCAGCATGGCATAAGTTCAACAGCCTGATCAAGCATTgttgaaaaataatgttataaaaaagttaaaaatcatGATGAATATATCTGAAATCAAAAGCCTCATACAGCAATTTTTCTTGCAAGGAAAGTGTCAACCTCTCCTACTCAGTCCTGTCAAACAGGATGTACACCCAGCAGGCCTCCAGGTACACTTTCAGAGGCAGTTGTAGTCTGCTTCAGTTTTGTCACCTTCTCTTTCACAAGTTTGCCACTTCTTTCCTCTATTTTTAGCAGTTTCTGAATGAAGAAAACTGGCTTAGTACCCCAATTCTTAGCTATTTAGGAAGACAACCTTAATAGCATTTAAGTTAAAAATCCTTCACACCATTGCCAGC
This window harbors:
- the MATK gene encoding megakaryocyte-associated tyrosine-protein kinase isoform X3, which translates into the protein MATAEKHWPPGTQCVTKHDHSKPKPRELAFRKGDMVTIIEAVEGKGWYRARHNETGQEGLLAASALRERGAIRADPKLSLMPWFHGKISGMEAVQELQPPEDGLFLVRESVRHPGDYVLCVSFGKEVIHYRVVHEENTLSIDSQQYFSNLIDMIEHYMKEQGAICTKLVKPKPKSGMKSAEEELAKAGWLLNLKHLTLGDRIGQGEFGDVLQGEYMGQRVAVKNIKCDVTAQAFLAETAAMTKVRHKNLVCLLGVILHNGLYIVMEFMSKGNLVNFLRTRGRALVSTQQLLLFALDVAQGMDYLESKKLVHRDLAARNILISEENVAKVSDFGLARVNPKGADATLLPVKWTAPEALKHNRFSSKSDVWSYGILLWETFSFGRAPYPKLALKEVTELLEQGYRMDPPEGCPPTVYTLMKSCWELEPGKRPSFKKLTEKLQKELKHLRDI